The proteins below come from a single Mya arenaria isolate MELC-2E11 chromosome 6, ASM2691426v1 genomic window:
- the LOC128238861 gene encoding lebercilin-like isoform X3, translating to MGDKNRGTSPYDDDYSDDFDDDASDVGNRRYKTRSPLTRTASGHEVKRPKDSRSSDSKLLNRSNRGRGRGRGGRMTGRSSQESHVDNITRRVLSARRLKINEIQNMNQEFQAQLRELKEENKLLKKTQHRTDKALQRFEDRESDLPQLIQRQNNEVRSLKDQIRKWREKFEKTDRYLRDAEDELEKAKIKLKKLKSLADEKELPERAELNKKLNNAELDMEAKDVKIKELERYIQNLEKNHRHEIGIERARNKDVHKQIAQLREENDKLNNSVKEKEKEIQIKNIYVNRAQQKPPHRLPNSYNGTPHGTPPPARRRRQSFSEADKMTPRDRAKKMEEKRREELKRQRELKMASKKPGEFLYVDEKNPRHNISGTNISGNNKSGNNKSGSNVTHADKIRREKELREMAEEDERLNTERREREERERQEAAERERRLNEEAQQDMEDRRMREERERMKRESLEREQREREKREREERERERREKREKEERDRRERERLEQERRAAEERRRFEDDVSIQAERKKKDDILAKLREIDEGGAGKKKEKENKAPLDDPFFVTQVKEDSIDSVSSKKSYTFTKPTENLHKGKPAHKDRAPNNGFTVGPGRKKRDDVNHLESGGYNPTFGSNQSGATSKGATKTFSLFDDDDSKSRSTAPPKPAQKSRLLDDLFGSSEKEGPKHNDIFSTSKPAQKSQARDSRSKFPWEEDGPSRNQTGAFKANRENSATLFGGGSALVNDEDLHKSQVRTNANASLPRRPKQTTTAFSSRPTVNAVDHFDDDIEEVIL from the exons ATGGGGGACAAAAACAGGGGTACCAGTCCATATGACGATGACTATAGTGACGATTTCGATGATGATGCATCTGATGTCGGTAATCGGCGCTACAAAACTCGGTCTCCCTTGACCAGAACTG CTTCAGGTCATGAGGTTAAACGTCCGAAGGATTCTCGAAGTTCAGATTCTAAGTTGTTGA aTCGGTCAAATCGAGGGCGGGGGCGTGGAAGAGGTGGCCGGATGACAGGTCGATCTAGTCAGGAGTCGCATGTCGATAATATCACCAGACGTGTTCTCTCCGCAAGGCGTCTAAAAATCaacgaaatacaaaacatgaatcAGGAATTTCAAGCGCAACTTCGTGAgcttaaagaagaaaataaattactaaaGAAAACTCAGCATCGGACTGATAAAGCATTACAAAGGTTCGAAGATCGTGAAAGCGATCTTCCACAGTTAATACAAAGACAGAATAATGAGGTGCGAAGTTTAAAAGATCAAATTCGAAAATGGCGGGAAAAATTTGAAAAGACGGACAGATATTTACGTGATGCCGAGGATGAAttggaaaaagcaaaaatcaaattgaaaaaattgaaaagtttaGCAGACGAAAAAGAATTACCGGAAAGAGCcgagttaaataaaaaattaaataatgcagAATTAGACATGGAAGCAAAGGATGTTAAAATTAAG GAATTGGAGCGTTACATCCAGAACCTTGAAAAAAACCATCGGCATGAAATCGGCATTGAGCGGGCCCGGAACAAAGATGTTCATAAACAAATCGCTCAACTCAGGGAAGAAAATGACAAACTTAACAACTCCGTCAAG GAAAAAGAAAAGGAGATCCAAATAAAGAACATCTATGTAAATCGGGCTCAGCAGAAACCGCCACACCGTCTTCCCAACTCGTATAATGGTACACCCCATGGAACCCCACCACCTGCTAGAAGACGTCGCCAATCATTTTCTGAGGCGGATAAAATGACCCCGCGTGATCGGGCAAAAAAGATGGAAGAAAAACGACGAGAGGAATTGAAGAGGCAACGTGAGCTGAAAATG GCCTCAAAAAAACCTGGTGAATTTTTATACGTGGACGAG AAAAACCCAAGACACAATATATCAGGAACCAATATATCAGGAAACAATAAATCGGGAAACAATAAATCAGGAAGCAATGTTACG CATGCGGACAAGATCCGTCGTGAGAAGGAGTTGCGTGAGATGGCGGAGGAAGATGAACGCCTCAACACGGAGCGGCGTGAGAGGGAGGAGAGAGAAAGACAGGAG GCTGCAGAGCGGGAGAGAAGACTGAATGAGGAGGCTCAGCAGGACATGGAGGATCGCAGGATGCGAGAAGAACGAGAGAGGATGAAACGGGAATCCCTGGAACGGGAACAGAGAGAACGGGAAAAACGGGAGCGTGAAGAGAGAGAACGGGAACGGAGGGAGAAACGGGAAAAGGAAGAACGAGATAGACGGGAACGGGAGCGGTTGGAACAAGAAAGACGCGCAGCTGAGGAACGAAGGCGGTTTGAGGATGATGTTTCAATACAGGCAGAGAGAAAGAAGAAAGATGACATTCTGGCGAAATTGCGAGAAATTGATGAAGGTGGCGCTggaaagaaaaaggaaaaagaaaataaagctCCGTTGGATGATCCTTTCTTTGTTACTCAGGTGAAAGAGGATAGCATTGACTCGGTGTCAAGCAAAAAGAGTTACACTTTCACAAAACCTACCGAAAATTTGCATAAGGGTAAACCAGCGCACAAGGATCGAGCGCCAAATAATGGCTTCACTGTAGGTCCTGGTAGGAAAAAGCGAGATGATGTGAATCATTTAGAAAGTGGCGGTTATAACCCAACATTTGGGTCAAATCAGAGTGGAGCAACCTCAAAGGGGGCAACCAAGACATTTTCGTTGTTCGATGATGATGATTCTAAGTCGAGGTCAACAGCCCCACCAAAGCCAGCACAAAAATCAAGGTTACTTGATGATCTGTTTGGTTCGTCGGAAAAAGAGGGCCCTAAACATAATGACATTTTCTCGACCTCGAAACCTGCTCAAAAAAGTCAAGCAAGGGATTCTCGGTCAAAATTCCCCTGGGAAGAGGATGGGCCTTCGCGCAATCAGACTGGAGCCTTTAAAGCTAACCGGGAAAATTCAGCGACTTTGTTTGGTGGTGGAAGTGCGCTAGTAAATGATGAAGACTTACATAAATCTCAGGTTCGGACAAATGCTAATGCCTCACTTCCGCGTCGTCCGAAACAGACAACGACCGCTTTCAGTTCACGTCCTACTGTAAATGCAGTCGATCATTTTGACGATGATATAGAAGAAGtaattttgtga
- the LOC128238861 gene encoding lebercilin-like isoform X4, with protein MGDKNRGTSPYDDDYSDDFDDDASDVGNRRYKTRSPLTRTGKNIQAATGVYTPRRDRSNRGRGRGRGGRMTGRSSQESHVDNITRRVLSARRLKINEIQNMNQEFQAQLRELKEENKLLKKTQHRTDKALQRFEDRESDLPQLIQRQNNEVRSLKDQIRKWREKFEKTDRYLRDAEDELEKAKIKLKKLKSLADEKELPERAELNKKLNNAELDMEAKDVKIKELERYIQNLEKNHRHEIGIERARNKDVHKQIAQLREENDKLNNSVKEKEKEIQIKNIYVNRAQQKPPHRLPNSYNGTPHGTPPPARRRRQSFSEADKMTPRDRAKKMEEKRREELKRQRELKMASKKPGEFLYVDEKNPRHNISGTNISGNNKSGNNKSGSNVTHADKIRREKELREMAEEDERLNTERREREERERQEAAERERRLNEEAQQDMEDRRMREERERMKRESLEREQREREKREREERERERREKREKEERDRRERERLEQERRAAEERRRFEDDVSIQAERKKKDDILAKLREIDEGGAGKKKEKENKAPLDDPFFVTQVKEDSIDSVSSKKSYTFTKPTENLHKGKPAHKDRAPNNGFTVGPGRKKRDDVNHLESGGYNPTFGSNQSGATSKGATKTFSLFDDDDSKSRSTAPPKPAQKSRLLDDLFGSSEKEGPKHNDIFSTSKPAQKSQARDSRSKFPWEEDGPSRNQTGAFKANRENSATLFGGGSALVNDEDLHKSQVRTNANASLPRRPKQTTTAFSSRPTVNAVDHFDDDIEEVIL; from the exons ATGGGGGACAAAAACAGGGGTACCAGTCCATATGACGATGACTATAGTGACGATTTCGATGATGATGCATCTGATGTCGGTAATCGGCGCTACAAAACTCGGTCTCCCTTGACCAGAACTG GAAAGAATATACAAGCTGCCACAGGGGTATACACTCCGCGGCGAG aTCGGTCAAATCGAGGGCGGGGGCGTGGAAGAGGTGGCCGGATGACAGGTCGATCTAGTCAGGAGTCGCATGTCGATAATATCACCAGACGTGTTCTCTCCGCAAGGCGTCTAAAAATCaacgaaatacaaaacatgaatcAGGAATTTCAAGCGCAACTTCGTGAgcttaaagaagaaaataaattactaaaGAAAACTCAGCATCGGACTGATAAAGCATTACAAAGGTTCGAAGATCGTGAAAGCGATCTTCCACAGTTAATACAAAGACAGAATAATGAGGTGCGAAGTTTAAAAGATCAAATTCGAAAATGGCGGGAAAAATTTGAAAAGACGGACAGATATTTACGTGATGCCGAGGATGAAttggaaaaagcaaaaatcaaattgaaaaaattgaaaagtttaGCAGACGAAAAAGAATTACCGGAAAGAGCcgagttaaataaaaaattaaataatgcagAATTAGACATGGAAGCAAAGGATGTTAAAATTAAG GAATTGGAGCGTTACATCCAGAACCTTGAAAAAAACCATCGGCATGAAATCGGCATTGAGCGGGCCCGGAACAAAGATGTTCATAAACAAATCGCTCAACTCAGGGAAGAAAATGACAAACTTAACAACTCCGTCAAG GAAAAAGAAAAGGAGATCCAAATAAAGAACATCTATGTAAATCGGGCTCAGCAGAAACCGCCACACCGTCTTCCCAACTCGTATAATGGTACACCCCATGGAACCCCACCACCTGCTAGAAGACGTCGCCAATCATTTTCTGAGGCGGATAAAATGACCCCGCGTGATCGGGCAAAAAAGATGGAAGAAAAACGACGAGAGGAATTGAAGAGGCAACGTGAGCTGAAAATG GCCTCAAAAAAACCTGGTGAATTTTTATACGTGGACGAG AAAAACCCAAGACACAATATATCAGGAACCAATATATCAGGAAACAATAAATCGGGAAACAATAAATCAGGAAGCAATGTTACG CATGCGGACAAGATCCGTCGTGAGAAGGAGTTGCGTGAGATGGCGGAGGAAGATGAACGCCTCAACACGGAGCGGCGTGAGAGGGAGGAGAGAGAAAGACAGGAG GCTGCAGAGCGGGAGAGAAGACTGAATGAGGAGGCTCAGCAGGACATGGAGGATCGCAGGATGCGAGAAGAACGAGAGAGGATGAAACGGGAATCCCTGGAACGGGAACAGAGAGAACGGGAAAAACGGGAGCGTGAAGAGAGAGAACGGGAACGGAGGGAGAAACGGGAAAAGGAAGAACGAGATAGACGGGAACGGGAGCGGTTGGAACAAGAAAGACGCGCAGCTGAGGAACGAAGGCGGTTTGAGGATGATGTTTCAATACAGGCAGAGAGAAAGAAGAAAGATGACATTCTGGCGAAATTGCGAGAAATTGATGAAGGTGGCGCTggaaagaaaaaggaaaaagaaaataaagctCCGTTGGATGATCCTTTCTTTGTTACTCAGGTGAAAGAGGATAGCATTGACTCGGTGTCAAGCAAAAAGAGTTACACTTTCACAAAACCTACCGAAAATTTGCATAAGGGTAAACCAGCGCACAAGGATCGAGCGCCAAATAATGGCTTCACTGTAGGTCCTGGTAGGAAAAAGCGAGATGATGTGAATCATTTAGAAAGTGGCGGTTATAACCCAACATTTGGGTCAAATCAGAGTGGAGCAACCTCAAAGGGGGCAACCAAGACATTTTCGTTGTTCGATGATGATGATTCTAAGTCGAGGTCAACAGCCCCACCAAAGCCAGCACAAAAATCAAGGTTACTTGATGATCTGTTTGGTTCGTCGGAAAAAGAGGGCCCTAAACATAATGACATTTTCTCGACCTCGAAACCTGCTCAAAAAAGTCAAGCAAGGGATTCTCGGTCAAAATTCCCCTGGGAAGAGGATGGGCCTTCGCGCAATCAGACTGGAGCCTTTAAAGCTAACCGGGAAAATTCAGCGACTTTGTTTGGTGGTGGAAGTGCGCTAGTAAATGATGAAGACTTACATAAATCTCAGGTTCGGACAAATGCTAATGCCTCACTTCCGCGTCGTCCGAAACAGACAACGACCGCTTTCAGTTCACGTCCTACTGTAAATGCAGTCGATCATTTTGACGATGATATAGAAGAAGtaattttgtga
- the LOC128238861 gene encoding lebercilin-like isoform X5, protein MGDKNRGTSPYDDDYSDDFDDDASDVGNRRYKTRSPLTRTASGHEVKRPKDSRSSDSKLLRKNIQAATGVYTPRRDRSNRGRGRGRGGRMTGRSSQESHVDNITRRVLSARRLKINEIQNMNQEFQAQLRELKEENKLLKKTQHRTDKALQRFEDRESDLPQLIQRQNNEVRSLKDQIRKWREKFEKTDRYLRDAEDELEKAKIKLKKLKSLADEKELPERAELNKKLNNAELDMEAKDVKIKELERYIQNLEKNHRHEIGIERARNKDVHKQIAQLREENDKLNNSVKEKEKEIQIKNIYVNRAQQKPPHRLPNSYNGTPHGTPPPARRRRQSFSEADKMTPRDRAKKMEEKRREELKRQRELKMASKKPGEFLYVDEHADKIRREKELREMAEEDERLNTERREREERERQEAAERERRLNEEAQQDMEDRRMREERERMKRESLEREQREREKREREERERERREKREKEERDRRERERLEQERRAAEERRRFEDDVSIQAERKKKDDILAKLREIDEGGAGKKKEKENKAPLDDPFFVTQVKEDSIDSVSSKKSYTFTKPTENLHKGKPAHKDRAPNNGFTVGPGRKKRDDVNHLESGGYNPTFGSNQSGATSKGATKTFSLFDDDDSKSRSTAPPKPAQKSRLLDDLFGSSEKEGPKHNDIFSTSKPAQKSQARDSRSKFPWEEDGPSRNQTGAFKANRENSATLFGGGSALVNDEDLHKSQVRTNANASLPRRPKQTTTAFSSRPTVNAVDHFDDDIEEVIL, encoded by the exons ATGGGGGACAAAAACAGGGGTACCAGTCCATATGACGATGACTATAGTGACGATTTCGATGATGATGCATCTGATGTCGGTAATCGGCGCTACAAAACTCGGTCTCCCTTGACCAGAACTG CTTCAGGTCATGAGGTTAAACGTCCGAAGGATTCTCGAAGTTCAGATTCTAAGTTGTTGA GAAAGAATATACAAGCTGCCACAGGGGTATACACTCCGCGGCGAG aTCGGTCAAATCGAGGGCGGGGGCGTGGAAGAGGTGGCCGGATGACAGGTCGATCTAGTCAGGAGTCGCATGTCGATAATATCACCAGACGTGTTCTCTCCGCAAGGCGTCTAAAAATCaacgaaatacaaaacatgaatcAGGAATTTCAAGCGCAACTTCGTGAgcttaaagaagaaaataaattactaaaGAAAACTCAGCATCGGACTGATAAAGCATTACAAAGGTTCGAAGATCGTGAAAGCGATCTTCCACAGTTAATACAAAGACAGAATAATGAGGTGCGAAGTTTAAAAGATCAAATTCGAAAATGGCGGGAAAAATTTGAAAAGACGGACAGATATTTACGTGATGCCGAGGATGAAttggaaaaagcaaaaatcaaattgaaaaaattgaaaagtttaGCAGACGAAAAAGAATTACCGGAAAGAGCcgagttaaataaaaaattaaataatgcagAATTAGACATGGAAGCAAAGGATGTTAAAATTAAG GAATTGGAGCGTTACATCCAGAACCTTGAAAAAAACCATCGGCATGAAATCGGCATTGAGCGGGCCCGGAACAAAGATGTTCATAAACAAATCGCTCAACTCAGGGAAGAAAATGACAAACTTAACAACTCCGTCAAG GAAAAAGAAAAGGAGATCCAAATAAAGAACATCTATGTAAATCGGGCTCAGCAGAAACCGCCACACCGTCTTCCCAACTCGTATAATGGTACACCCCATGGAACCCCACCACCTGCTAGAAGACGTCGCCAATCATTTTCTGAGGCGGATAAAATGACCCCGCGTGATCGGGCAAAAAAGATGGAAGAAAAACGACGAGAGGAATTGAAGAGGCAACGTGAGCTGAAAATG GCCTCAAAAAAACCTGGTGAATTTTTATACGTGGACGAG CATGCGGACAAGATCCGTCGTGAGAAGGAGTTGCGTGAGATGGCGGAGGAAGATGAACGCCTCAACACGGAGCGGCGTGAGAGGGAGGAGAGAGAAAGACAGGAG GCTGCAGAGCGGGAGAGAAGACTGAATGAGGAGGCTCAGCAGGACATGGAGGATCGCAGGATGCGAGAAGAACGAGAGAGGATGAAACGGGAATCCCTGGAACGGGAACAGAGAGAACGGGAAAAACGGGAGCGTGAAGAGAGAGAACGGGAACGGAGGGAGAAACGGGAAAAGGAAGAACGAGATAGACGGGAACGGGAGCGGTTGGAACAAGAAAGACGCGCAGCTGAGGAACGAAGGCGGTTTGAGGATGATGTTTCAATACAGGCAGAGAGAAAGAAGAAAGATGACATTCTGGCGAAATTGCGAGAAATTGATGAAGGTGGCGCTggaaagaaaaaggaaaaagaaaataaagctCCGTTGGATGATCCTTTCTTTGTTACTCAGGTGAAAGAGGATAGCATTGACTCGGTGTCAAGCAAAAAGAGTTACACTTTCACAAAACCTACCGAAAATTTGCATAAGGGTAAACCAGCGCACAAGGATCGAGCGCCAAATAATGGCTTCACTGTAGGTCCTGGTAGGAAAAAGCGAGATGATGTGAATCATTTAGAAAGTGGCGGTTATAACCCAACATTTGGGTCAAATCAGAGTGGAGCAACCTCAAAGGGGGCAACCAAGACATTTTCGTTGTTCGATGATGATGATTCTAAGTCGAGGTCAACAGCCCCACCAAAGCCAGCACAAAAATCAAGGTTACTTGATGATCTGTTTGGTTCGTCGGAAAAAGAGGGCCCTAAACATAATGACATTTTCTCGACCTCGAAACCTGCTCAAAAAAGTCAAGCAAGGGATTCTCGGTCAAAATTCCCCTGGGAAGAGGATGGGCCTTCGCGCAATCAGACTGGAGCCTTTAAAGCTAACCGGGAAAATTCAGCGACTTTGTTTGGTGGTGGAAGTGCGCTAGTAAATGATGAAGACTTACATAAATCTCAGGTTCGGACAAATGCTAATGCCTCACTTCCGCGTCGTCCGAAACAGACAACGACCGCTTTCAGTTCACGTCCTACTGTAAATGCAGTCGATCATTTTGACGATGATATAGAAGAAGtaattttgtga
- the LOC128238861 gene encoding lebercilin-like isoform X9 — MPLNSDRSNRGRGRGRGGRMTGRSSQESHVDNITRRVLSARRLKINEIQNMNQEFQAQLRELKEENKLLKKTQHRTDKALQRFEDRESDLPQLIQRQNNEVRSLKDQIRKWREKFEKTDRYLRDAEDELEKAKIKLKKLKSLADEKELPERAELNKKLNNAELDMEAKDVKIKELERYIQNLEKNHRHEIGIERARNKDVHKQIAQLREENDKLNNSVKEKEKEIQIKNIYVNRAQQKPPHRLPNSYNGTPHGTPPPARRRRQSFSEADKMTPRDRAKKMEEKRREELKRQRELKMASKKPGEFLYVDEKNPRHNISGTNISGNNKSGNNKSGSNVTHADKIRREKELREMAEEDERLNTERREREERERQEAAERERRLNEEAQQDMEDRRMREERERMKRESLEREQREREKREREERERERREKREKEERDRRERERLEQERRAAEERRRFEDDVSIQAERKKKDDILAKLREIDEGGAGKKKEKENKAPLDDPFFVTQVKEDSIDSVSSKKSYTFTKPTENLHKGKPAHKDRAPNNGFTVGPGRKKRDDVNHLESGGYNPTFGSNQSGATSKGATKTFSLFDDDDSKSRSTAPPKPAQKSRLLDDLFGSSEKEGPKHNDIFSTSKPAQKSQARDSRSKFPWEEDGPSRNQTGAFKANRENSATLFGGGSALVNDEDLHKSQVRTNANASLPRRPKQTTTAFSSRPTVNAVDHFDDDIEEVIL; from the exons ATGCCTCTTAATTCAG aTCGGTCAAATCGAGGGCGGGGGCGTGGAAGAGGTGGCCGGATGACAGGTCGATCTAGTCAGGAGTCGCATGTCGATAATATCACCAGACGTGTTCTCTCCGCAAGGCGTCTAAAAATCaacgaaatacaaaacatgaatcAGGAATTTCAAGCGCAACTTCGTGAgcttaaagaagaaaataaattactaaaGAAAACTCAGCATCGGACTGATAAAGCATTACAAAGGTTCGAAGATCGTGAAAGCGATCTTCCACAGTTAATACAAAGACAGAATAATGAGGTGCGAAGTTTAAAAGATCAAATTCGAAAATGGCGGGAAAAATTTGAAAAGACGGACAGATATTTACGTGATGCCGAGGATGAAttggaaaaagcaaaaatcaaattgaaaaaattgaaaagtttaGCAGACGAAAAAGAATTACCGGAAAGAGCcgagttaaataaaaaattaaataatgcagAATTAGACATGGAAGCAAAGGATGTTAAAATTAAG GAATTGGAGCGTTACATCCAGAACCTTGAAAAAAACCATCGGCATGAAATCGGCATTGAGCGGGCCCGGAACAAAGATGTTCATAAACAAATCGCTCAACTCAGGGAAGAAAATGACAAACTTAACAACTCCGTCAAG GAAAAAGAAAAGGAGATCCAAATAAAGAACATCTATGTAAATCGGGCTCAGCAGAAACCGCCACACCGTCTTCCCAACTCGTATAATGGTACACCCCATGGAACCCCACCACCTGCTAGAAGACGTCGCCAATCATTTTCTGAGGCGGATAAAATGACCCCGCGTGATCGGGCAAAAAAGATGGAAGAAAAACGACGAGAGGAATTGAAGAGGCAACGTGAGCTGAAAATG GCCTCAAAAAAACCTGGTGAATTTTTATACGTGGACGAG AAAAACCCAAGACACAATATATCAGGAACCAATATATCAGGAAACAATAAATCGGGAAACAATAAATCAGGAAGCAATGTTACG CATGCGGACAAGATCCGTCGTGAGAAGGAGTTGCGTGAGATGGCGGAGGAAGATGAACGCCTCAACACGGAGCGGCGTGAGAGGGAGGAGAGAGAAAGACAGGAG GCTGCAGAGCGGGAGAGAAGACTGAATGAGGAGGCTCAGCAGGACATGGAGGATCGCAGGATGCGAGAAGAACGAGAGAGGATGAAACGGGAATCCCTGGAACGGGAACAGAGAGAACGGGAAAAACGGGAGCGTGAAGAGAGAGAACGGGAACGGAGGGAGAAACGGGAAAAGGAAGAACGAGATAGACGGGAACGGGAGCGGTTGGAACAAGAAAGACGCGCAGCTGAGGAACGAAGGCGGTTTGAGGATGATGTTTCAATACAGGCAGAGAGAAAGAAGAAAGATGACATTCTGGCGAAATTGCGAGAAATTGATGAAGGTGGCGCTggaaagaaaaaggaaaaagaaaataaagctCCGTTGGATGATCCTTTCTTTGTTACTCAGGTGAAAGAGGATAGCATTGACTCGGTGTCAAGCAAAAAGAGTTACACTTTCACAAAACCTACCGAAAATTTGCATAAGGGTAAACCAGCGCACAAGGATCGAGCGCCAAATAATGGCTTCACTGTAGGTCCTGGTAGGAAAAAGCGAGATGATGTGAATCATTTAGAAAGTGGCGGTTATAACCCAACATTTGGGTCAAATCAGAGTGGAGCAACCTCAAAGGGGGCAACCAAGACATTTTCGTTGTTCGATGATGATGATTCTAAGTCGAGGTCAACAGCCCCACCAAAGCCAGCACAAAAATCAAGGTTACTTGATGATCTGTTTGGTTCGTCGGAAAAAGAGGGCCCTAAACATAATGACATTTTCTCGACCTCGAAACCTGCTCAAAAAAGTCAAGCAAGGGATTCTCGGTCAAAATTCCCCTGGGAAGAGGATGGGCCTTCGCGCAATCAGACTGGAGCCTTTAAAGCTAACCGGGAAAATTCAGCGACTTTGTTTGGTGGTGGAAGTGCGCTAGTAAATGATGAAGACTTACATAAATCTCAGGTTCGGACAAATGCTAATGCCTCACTTCCGCGTCGTCCGAAACAGACAACGACCGCTTTCAGTTCACGTCCTACTGTAAATGCAGTCGATCATTTTGACGATGATATAGAAGAAGtaattttgtga